A region of the Drosophila subpulchrella strain 33 F10 #4 breed RU33 chromosome 3L, RU_Dsub_v1.1 Primary Assembly, whole genome shotgun sequence genome:
TCCGGCCATGGAGACGAAACACCGCTGGACTTGCGTCTCGGGGAATGTAAGTCTTACGAAGGACTGGACGGAGGCCTCACGCTTTACAGGAGCGGCAGCACCGCTCTCCCATTGCCTGGTGTTTTCAGAGCATCCTCTCAGCGTGGGATCACCTTTTGAGATTAAGCTGACCTCGATTAATCCCATGTTTGCGGGTAAGTAGCAGGGGGATGACTACTAATCAGTATTCCTAGAAATAtatgtattaaatatataaatctttCTTAGGATGCCTCAGCATCGGGGTCACGGATCTGAATCTCAGCGACGAGAGCGTGCGCAAGAAGCTGCCTACCAGCCTGCGGCGGATTCCGGCAAACGTTTGGTATGTGAGCGGTAACGAGGTGTGCCTCAATTCAAGCTGTCTCCAGCGCTCACTGGCCTCGCTGGAGTGGCTCAGGGTGGACGATCGGATAACGCTGGAGCGGGTAGAGAACTCGTTAAACATTCTGTTGAACTCGGAAAACGTTAACATACAGTTCCACAACGTGCCCAACGATGTGTATGTGGTGGCAGAACTTAGAGGTTCGACAATGGGTATTCAGGTGATTTCCGCCCAGGGACCAGCCTCTCCTCTTCGCCCGTGCAGTTTGCGACTGCAGGACTCCATGGACTTTGGAGTGGACCCACTAAACAAGCAGGACAGCTCTATGCTGGAATCAATTGATTCTGAGGCACAGAACTACGAGTTTTTGGATGTATCACAAAAGAATGCACGGCTCAGCGAAGATCGCAGGAGTGTGACCAGGATCAAGTCGTACAACCAGGCCATTGTCTGCCTAAATAAACCCCTGTGCAAGGGGGAGAGCATTAGCATCAAGGTAGATGGCCTTAACAACAAGTGGAAGGGCACTCTCAGTCTTGGCGTTCTGTCCGCAAGTCCACAGACTGCGCCCATTTCCCTGTTGGACTTCAAAAGGAGCTGCTGGTTGGCGACCCAAGATTACGTGAATATCAACGGCCAAGTGATGGCCTCCAAATACGGCGAAGCCCTGGAGCAGATCCAAGTGGGAACTGTGATCACCCTAACACTAACCCATGCTGGAATGTTGAGTGAGTTTACGCGAAAATCTTAAATTTTAAGACATTCTCCATAaatgtaattatttttaagtcaTAATGGTTGGTTCAACAAATCTCGAGGATCTGGCCAGCGGTCTGCCCAACCATGTGTATCCGGTCTTCGATGTGTACGGCAAGTGCGAAAAGATAACCCTGATTACGGGCAATGATGCCGGTCGCACTGGGAACGCCAATGGCACTCCAATCCTGGAAGCACCGGAGGCCCTAGAGTTGGACAATGGAATGCCCCAGCAGTGCGAGAAGGCGCACCTGGAGATGCATGAGAAGGAGAAGGATACGGAGCAGGTGTGTGAGTCTGGCAGGGATGGACCATCCACATCCGGAGCTCCATCAAATGCCATGtaagtaataaaaattatttaaaatcttttggTCTTTTAAAAAGAGTTTTTTTCAGGACTCGGTCGGTTATGGAAAGCGTTTCGGAGAACTTGCTGCTAAACATTTCCATCAAAAATCGAACTCTGGAGCAACAGCGAAACGAACTGGGTGGATCCTCGTCAACTTGGTAAGCCACTCTAGTCAATCACGGCCAGATAAATTATATTGCAATCGTTTGAGATTTTAAATTACTTTCTCTTGGTGTGTTCTTTCAGTTGCCTTCGCGAGTCTCTCCAGCTGCAGCACAACACCAACCTAAATATACAACGCAGTCAGAGCACCCAGAGATTCCAGAACTCGTTAAACACTTCAGCCACGGCAGCGGGAAGTGGTGGACCCAGTGGCTCCACAGCCAATATTCAACACCTGAGTAACTCAGGCGTCTATGACACGAACAAGGAGTACGATGACCTGCCCAATCCTCCCAACCCGTTGGCTAGTTCCATGGACGAAGGGCCTGGGCCCACAGCAACGGTAGCCACAACGATGGATCACAGCGAGAACAATGCGCAGGCGTTGGAACTTATTACTAGCAACGAACGCGAAATATCTGGAGATCCAATCGCCAACGATAATGTTTTGGAAGACGATGAGATAGACTACATGAACCACCTTTTGCTGCTGCAGCAACTACAGCAGAACGAGTATACGCGACACCATCTTATGCCCGATCAAGCGTCTCTACTGAATCTCGACCTGCCCTCGCTTAATTCAATGGAGTCCGACTCGAATTCTCTCGGACCGACGAGGCCCGGTGGTGGAACCGATTCTTTGCGATCCACTGCCACGGGCGTCAGTGTGGAGCAGAACGACTGCGAATACCTGCGGCAGGTGAGACGCTTCTGTGCCTCGCTGGTCCTGCCACAGGCCTTTTTTGATAGCCGACTGGAGCCAGTGTGCTTCTGCCTGAAGTGCAGTGGTCCGAGCAATGGCGGAAATGGCGATAAACTGGAGGGATGGGTTTATTTCAAGCTAAACCAGCAGACGGTGAATGTGCTGAGCACTTCGACGACAACTGCATCGACATCCTCGTCGAATGCGCCCCAAGTGCATTTTGATCTCAACGGCGACTGGCTGCCCTTCTACTACATGACGCGGGTGGACAAGATTAGGGCCATACTGGATCGTGggcagccgctgccgctggAATCGGATCCGGACGAAGAGCCGGCCGCCGCAGCTCTAAAAGATGAGCCTGGCACCCGGCTTGAGCTTTACTATTCGCCCAATGCCACAGTTATCGAACCCGTGCTGCCCCAGCACCACTTTGCCTCCGAGCAGGGTCTGCACCGCATCTCCACCTCCTTCGAAGTCTACGTCCGACGGCAGTCCATCTCCGGAGTGACCACTGGCAAGGCGGCAGCCGAGGCCAAGAGGCGCAGCATGGGATCCGGTGATCACGATCACGGTGGATTGGGTCAGGGTTCCGAGGGTGTGGGTGGGACGCCCTCTACCACTCTTAACGAGTCGTCTGTGCATCTGCTGAACGATCTCTGCTGGTTCACCAAAGAGGCTGGAGCCTGCATAATCAACGCATTGATAATTAAACTGGATAGGATCGAGGAGCACGAATCTCATTAAGCGCACAACACCACCTTCGCACTAGTCACGGCCTTTTTAAATGCATAGCTCCTGACCTATATTTCGTAACATGACATTTTAATCACGCTCAGCAACTACCCACACCAAATCGCATTCGCATTCCTCTTTGTAAACGAGTTTGTATTGTATTGTAAGCGCCAATAAAATAATCACAAAGTTAATCAGATTACACTTCTGGTAGgtaataaattgaaattgtcacagaaatatatgttcgtttttattttttgtcatTTTGTTCCGCAAAGATGATTCTAGAACAGGAACCTTAAGAATACCCTTACCATCCCAAAAATGAAAACACAAAAAGAATACAATAAATGCTTAGTTGGAATCatcattgtttttatttgattatttGAATTCCATTCATTTAGTGTCGCATTGTTGATTTTGTTAttcaaatatatgaaaaatggTCGATTAGAAATTGTTTTAGGGTTGTTTCTGTTCCGTTTTGCATCATCCACAGGGCAGCAGCAGGTGTGTAGGGTTCCTTTTTCCTTCCTAACCATTTCTTTTTCTACTATTTTTTAGCCCGCATCCATTCATCCGTTTCCGGATCCATCAGCGGCTGCAGTTACATTTTATCATATTCTTACACTTGTATATTGGTTGGTtgcattttgtttgttgtGTTGATTTTGTTGGATTTTTCTCTGCTAGTCCTGAAGCAAGTGCATATACAAAGATTGTTTCATATATGTTTACCGTTTAagttatcattattattatcattaatCGTTAGCCAATACCGATGATAGCCGGGGACAACCGGATAGCGAAAGGAGCTGGCGGCGCTCACTCCACATCCATGGAGGGATCATTTCCTGCCGCGCTCTGGGCATTGTTATCCACGTCCATTTTGTCGCCGGCATTGGCAGTTGGCTCGCCTCCGTTCTGTTCCGCATTAGCCTCATCCTTGGGCGGTGTCGCCGTCTTGGCCGGAGTTGGCTTTGGTTTCGCTCGGTTGATCACTGAGCTGACGCACGCATTCAGGGTGTGCACCTCCTGGCGCACAGCGGAAACCTGGACGGGACTGTCAGCAGTTCGTGGCGACTGTGTGAACTTGGACAGATTGGCATCCAGCCACTTTTGCGCCTTGTCTGCCGTCTCCGAGATGTTAATGAACTCGGTCTCCGTTAGGTGATCGTACTTGGGCACACCCTTGCGGAACTCGGCCACCGCCAGGCGGGCAATGGCAATGGTGTTCTTCAGCTCATCAAAGGCAGCCGGGCCCTGCTCGTAGTCGCTGGCGCGGAGCTTGATGGGATCCGTCTTCTGGTGCAGGGCCTGGAGGCGGTTGGTGTAAGTCTCGCGCTCGCAGTCCTCTCCATCCTCGTAAAGCCAGTTCTCGAGATCATTCAACTGAGCCACAATAGCCTCGCGCTCCGCCTCCACGACGAATCGCTCCAAAGGTCCACCCTAGAAACAGAACGAAGGATGTATTAGAAAAGAGTTTGCCAGAGATGTATTATCTGTTTAATTACCTGCAGTTTATTACGCATATCGTAGACAAACTCCTCCAAGGCATTTTTGGCATCGATGCGTTCGGTTTCCTTCTGATCGTTGCCAATCATTTTGGACTCCTGCTGTGTGTAGTTGCCCAGGTCGACGGGGCTGAAGCCGTGGGTAGTGCACTCCAGCGGCAATTCGGTGGCCTTGGAGGCCTTCTTCTTCTTATCAGCGCCCTGAGCAGCAAAAGAGAGGTAAGTTGTTTAATCGAATTAGGAAATCAAAGGTGTTCATCATAGGTTCAATTCAAGTTTTCCaatagaaagagaaaattgGAGCAGCAACAATACATCATCAATAAAGCGAAGAGGAAAAACAGCTCCAAGCGACAGCCTACAATATGAGCACAATAAATTGTCATGGGTCGGTTGTATAACACAGTTCATAGGACACTGCGGGAATTggtttgtttttgaattttgagcAAGGGGCGCGCGTTTTTCTCAGGTGTATATGGAAATAATACGAAAAAAGCTTGTGGAAATTATAAAACGAATTGGCAAATTGTGTAAgctttttaaatacatttgtttttttttgttgggaGCACATAGGGTAGGCGGCTTATGAGCGGTCTTCTTCACTCGTTTCATTTTTGATGGAAAggataaaacataaaaatttcaaaaaccacaaaatttcttatttcgtgcttttaattttggttattaataattttccaattTCTTGACACACAAATGTGGGAGCAacaaattttgattttgtctttttttctttttttgttggttttctTTTTGAATTGAAATTTGAGAAATTTGAGGAAAACGTACCGAACTAAACCAGCCCTTGACCCGCTGTGCCCACCCTGGTCCGCCAGGTGATGAGGCTGTTGATGTATTATTATCATCCTCATTCTCACAATATGCCTACGAGAGATCAAAACGCGCGCGTTCGCAAACATatccaaaacaaacaaaaacaaatattggagtggtatatatttatatataagaATGATTTATATCAAATACACATTCATGTGTCTATATATACTCAAACAAGAGCGATACAGCCCCGGTTTCCACATGTCCGATTATGGTAACGATCGAAAAATCTTAATGAGCAATTTATTGAACTAATGCAGTGAAATAATCTCTTACtgacatttaaaataaaaagtttaaaaataaaaaaggaaaaaagatGGTGGATGAGGTTTACTAACCAGACATTGAAAACCGAAGCTTTAAAGAAATTAGTCAAGAAATGTGGGAATATGATTAAAGCAATTTTTCTCATTTACATTGTATTGATCTTGCAAGCTGAAGAGTACCATTTAGTATGGCTTGAAAAGCTTATGAAAATGAGAAAAGAAATCATCGATATTCTGTTAACCAATCAAAAGTTATTTCAAATTGATGAGAAAGTATGAAAGTTTGCAAGATTTAACAGTAAAGAAAATAATgtagaaaatgttgaaaaaaataatacgaaTTAAATAGTGATTCGATTAAAAAAGCTTTTATAATAAGATCTGATGCGAACTTGTGAAAAGtacatacggacggacagacgttATGAGACAGTGTTACAACAAACAAAATCAGCTAGAGGAACTACACCCTATTGGTTTAAGCCAGAAGGGCGGTTAGTAGAATACAACTAGAACAGAAACAAGAACAGCAGAGCAACCCCTATGCGTAACAGAAAATTATGACAGTGATTGGGTTAATTGGATGGGAGATGGCTGACTCACCTCCTGCTGACCATCTGCAGGTTCGCCAGCGTTGTTTGCCTGCTCGCCTGGCTTCTCCTCACTGGCAGCCTGCTCGGCAGCTGCGGCAGCCTCCTCCGCTTCCTTCTTCTCCACCAAAGTGGCCGAGGAGATCAGCACGATGCCATTGTTGTTGATGCGCACCTTCAGCTTAACATCCTGGCCCTCGCCGCGCTCCGTCGGCTTCACATCCTTGACCTTCCACACGCCAATAGTTTGATCCGGATATGGCACCTGCTGTCCATAAACAATCGAAACGTTGAACGGTCCCTTGCGGTTGATTGTCAGCAGGCGGCTGAACGGCGACGCATGGTACTGCGGGAAGATCTCGATCTCTCCCGGAGCGGCAGAGCCCTCACTGTCCCACAGCACCTTAACGGCGTAATTCTGAAGGTCGGTGACACCGAATTCCCGGACGCGCACAGCCGGCGACATGATGGCGCACTGAAGGGCGGCACCGCGGGACACAGCCTCATCCTGGTTCAAAGTGGTGCTGGCTGGCTTGTTAAAGACCTACGTAAGAGAGATACAATTATTAAGGATCTTAATTAAGGCCATGGTGTGGGCACTCACCTGCTCAATAAGCTGCTTCACGGATGGAATGCGAGAGCTACCGCCAACGATCTCCACCGAGTGAATGTCGTCCAGCTGCAGCTTTGACTCGGCCAGCAAGCGCTTGAACGTCTGCTCGACGCGCTGCAATACCGGGGCGCACAACTCCTCCATCTGTGAACGCTGCATAGACGATGAGACATCGATGTCATCCAGGAAGCATTCGATGTTCAGTGGCAGCTTGGTGCTGTTGGCGGACATCTGCTTCTTCAGCTTCTCGATTTCGGTAAGCAGGCGCAGATTGGCACGGGCATTGGTCTTGGCGTTGATCTTGTAGCGCTCCTGGAACTCCTTGGCGAAGTAATCGCCTAAAGCCAGGTCAATGTCGCGTCCACCGATCTGATCCCAGGTGCTGGCCAGCATCTTAAGCTTGCCCTTGGTGAAGGCACAGGCACTGGCCTGCAGTGACGAGTGCCCAAAGTCCACGAAGATCACGTTGCGCGGCTTGTCCTCGAACAGGTCGTTCTTGTAGAAGCCGTAGGCCAGTGCCGTGGCCGTCGTCTCGTTCATTAGCCGCAGGACATTGAGTCCGGCGATCTGGGCGGCATCCAGAAGAGCCCGACGCTCGGCGTTGGTAAAGAACACGGGACAGGCGATGACGCAGTCGTTCACCTGCGTCTGCATGGCCGCCGCCGAAGTCTCTTTCAGCTTGGTGAACAGCATCGCCGTCAGCTGCTCGGGACCGAAATGCTGATCCTCACCCAGGTAGTTCACCTTGATGCCGATACTGCCGTCGCCGCGCGCCTCCACGCGCGCTGGAATGCTCTTGAGTTCGTGTTGTACATGGGGATCGTTGAATTTGCGACCGAGCAGGCGCTTGAATCCGCCAACTGTGTTTTTCATGTTTGTCACCTGCTGGTTCTTGGCCGCCACGCCGATGATCCGCTTCTTGCCATCGAAGGCCACAAAGGAGCTGCAAAAGTCAGGGCGGGGATTAAAATAGAACACCGGTCAGTGGCTTAGTAATGCAGGTCATATAAGGCTAAGATCTCGGAATTGTCAGTATTAGGAGTGTATGTCTGGCGAACAATCAAGTTTAAGTCAGTACAGTGGGATTTGGGCTAAAACgtcttttatatataaaacgatatatttatatataaagaactGTAAATTCCCATGTTTTCTAGTTTTAAGCCctacttttaaattaaaaagaacTGTAAATATCCGTGCTTTCTAGGTTTAAGGTTTAAACCCTACTTTTAGTTTAACATGAGGATAAGTAAACGGCCTAAAATActtctatttttaaagaaatcgAACCTAAcattaaaacaataaattaaataattgtttCCCATGACtattataacattttaaagttaaataaaattattttgtacAAAAGTAAACTAAACCACCTAAAGGGTTCAACATAAGCGGGTTCCACTGTGTCTGCATACGCGAGTGTGTTTGTGTTCTGTCTGTGTTTGCCGgctttgaatttatttttgacagCTTTGCACAcgtttttccttctttttGCCGTATCTTCGTTGGCGCTCTTTCTCCCTCTCAACCTCTCTCTCTTCGCAACCACAACAGCTGCTCTCACCTTTGATGCTGCCTTCTTGACCGCATGACGCATGCATCGCCAGGTCTTTCTctatgcgtgtgtgtgtggtgtgcCAAAAAAGTAAATTCGGACAAGTACGGGAGGAGGAGAGCGGGGGAGTGGGAGTGTGGGGAATTGGATTGGAAATATGTAGGGGCCCACGCAATCGACGGCATCTAAATCAAAGGCACCCCCATACATAGGCAGCGGCGATAAATTGGAAAAGAGAGGCGAAATCAGTGGAAGGGAAAAGATATGCGAGTGCCTCTGCTGCCTCATTAAAATTGCAATTTGCAACACTTTTTATGGAAGTGCAGTCGTTGGCCAAATTTAGGCCTCCGCCAAAGCACACAAACAACAATTAGAACATAATGCACATAACTGGGGATACACGTACGTATGTTTTACGGAGCGTTACCCATAACAACCATGGAATTTTCTAGGCGCGCTCTCTTACAAACACACAATCGCACGCACACATATGCGGGCCATGACTTACAAATTCGACataaccccaaaaaaaaaaaaaacggcaaAAAGTGGAACGATTATGTAGACCAGACCTCCTAAAGCTTATCACTATATGAACTGGGCCATAATCCGGGACAATTGCATGGAGGGGGTAGTACTTACGGCGTGGCCCGCAGACTGTAGTCATTGGCCAGCGTCTCGATGCCGCCGGACCTGGCCGCCGCCACATAGCAGCCCTCGTTGCCAAAATCGATGCCAATCACGGACATTTTCTAAACGCCTCCTTGTCGTCTGGCCGCTTTTCCAATTCAATTGATTCAGTTGCCGACACACTTTTGGGTGTTTGCCGTTTTCTTCTTGTgttttacttttctttttcgGGGGGGCGGAACAACGCGATCGCAGAGTTCTCGTTCTCTTTGTGTTCCAGCTACTGCAAAATATACAAGTTTTTAATGTGAGTGACGGAGAATTAGACAAATGTTTATTAAACACACGACGACGCACGTGTCGGCTTGCTATCTGCTCGTTTCGTTTGACAAACAAGTCCAGAACATTCGATTCGATATATGCTTTTCACATTCACATCAATTATGGATTCGCTTTTCGCCTGCGAATGGAAATTTCTAGCGTCCGGCCTTCGTCGGTCGCCTCTCTCGCTCGCACGCGCAAACACAGTGGGGCGAAAAAATGGTGCGGAAAAGCGCTGGCCAACGTTTGTTTGGCTCTTCTCGTGTTTGAGTTATTGGTGCTCGAGCAGATAGCTACGCACGTTTTAGTTGATAATGGAAAATCACCTTCGGGTTCACGGTAAGTCCTAGCAATTTCAATTCGACACCGCacgtttttttttctaattgtCTGCAGTATGACCAATGCAAGAAAATTCGATAATACCAAGTCAATCGTGGTACTAAAGCTTCAATCGATAGAATACCAACTGGTCCTTGGATACGGGCACACTCTAAAATGGCCGTTACATTTTACCTTGGACGTTATTCGATTTTAAAGTTTACAAAATTAAGTTTATAGTTTCCCCGATCTCGACGAAGGTCGAAGGAAGGATTATCGAAATAAACTATTCtgcgttttaaaaataaatctgtTCTATACtctataattatatttaaaggactttttaaacaaaagcaaataagCGTTATTTAAACTGACTTGTTTTAAACGGCATTTTTAAATCACACAATTTCGATCCGTTAAATCCTATTTCaagtttaaattttaatttttttgaattgacaaaattaaactttttacCACAACCTTTTGGGTGAAGTGGATTGGCTAGTTTCTCCTgaggaaatatttaaaataatttaaaatccgttacaatttaaattgttttgtaaGGAGATGAAAATTCCTGAATAGACTGAAAAGAAATCCGTCCAAAAAGTACTTttatcatttatttattcaccAGCTAACTCGTTGTAATAGCCAAATTAAATTTCCTAAGAAACATACATTTATTGTACTTCTTAAAGAATCCCCGTCCCATCAGCAGCTTTAAGGAAACTTTTTGGATCCCTGCGACGGGACTGGCCCCTCCACGGTCTCCTCGATCAGCAGCGGCGAGCTCCAGCGCATTAGAAAGTAGGCAGATCCGGATTTATCGTTCGTCCCGGACAGCCTATTGCCACCGAACGGAGTCAATCCGTAGTGGCTGCCGGTGCAACGCTCGTTCACGTAGAGATTGCTGGCGGACATGCGGAGCTGGTTGAGGCAGTGCAGGATCACCTCATCCCGGCTGGCGAAGATGGAGCCGGAGAGCGCGTATCTGGACTGGTTGGCAGCCAGCTTGAGAGCCTCCCCAAAGGAGTCGTCCGCGTAAACGAACACGGGCAAAAAGGGTCCGCTGCAGGGCTCACAAAGCAGAGGATCTAATGGATCCACCACCCGGATAATCGTCGGCTGGACAAACCTACCAATGCTGTCGTCGCAGCTGCTTCCGCATAACACCTCCATGCTCTTAGTGCGCTCCACTAGGCTCTGCATCCGTTGAAATCCCTCTATATTTACCATTGCCCCCATATCCGTTTCCGGCTGGACGGGATCCCCAACGTTCAACTGCTTTGTGGCCTCCAACAGTTCTTCTTGGAGTCGCGGCCAAATGGATGAGGGCACATACATCCTGGACAGCGAGTTGGCGTACTGACCGGCGAATCCGAATGCCGCCTGGATGGTAGCCGTCACCACGGACTCCACCTTGGCGCTGGCATGGACAAAATGGAAGTTCTGACCCGGACACTCGGCCACCAGACGAGGGAAACAGATGTATCGCTCCATCCGATCGCTCACCAGCTTGTGCACATGCCTGTACCCGGCCGCACTGCCCTGGGAATTCAGACCGGCAAAGTGAACGGCATCCGTGATGGTGTCCAGAAACAGACGCTCGTTGGCCGGCACAAAGTTGACTACACCGCTGGGCAGGCCCGCCTCCTGGAAGGCCCGGTGGATAAGAAAACTGGCTGGTGCCACCTCCAATGAGGGATTCCACAGCACCGTATTGCCCATGAGAGCAGGACAGAGGGCCAAACTGGTGGACAGGGCCACCGATTCAAATGGCGCCAGTGCAGCCACAAAGCCATCCATAGGTCGCAAGTGGAAGCTGGGGAAGACATTCATATCGCCCTGGATCTCAAAGCGTAGTTCGGACAGGTGCTCCAGGTAATCAGCATTTGCCCTAAGCGAGCTGAGCAGTCTCCTTATGTCCCGCGTGGCATCATCGGATGTTTTGCTAAGGGTCAGCATCAGGAACACTCGTAACCGCAACTCATCCTCCTCGATAATATCCGCTGCCCGGCGCCAAATGGCCAGGCGTTCTGCGATGGGTACCAGACTCCAAGTTCCCTGCGTCGAAAGAGCCGACCTGATTGCCGTCTCGATTTGCTTGCGATTGGCGTAGAAAACATGGGCCAGATTCGTTTTGAGGTGATGCGGGCAAGAGACCTGCTGTTTATCCATGGTATAAACGGGATCGTCGCCAATTATTGTTGGTA
Encoded here:
- the LOC119554463 gene encoding delta-1-pyrroline-5-carboxylate dehydrogenase, mitochondrial, producing the protein MLKLGVAVPTRWSLRWRHLAMAGIRGEAKLSVGMEKTNRQQEQEEKQPEVEATEDSPRRQRNESVLINHAIHEIKHRPLEVPTIIGDDPVYTMDKQQVSCPHHLKTNLAHVFYANRKQIETAIRSALSTQGTWSLVPIAERLAIWRRAADIIEEDELRLRVFLMLTLSKTSDDATRDIRRLLSSLRANADYLEHLSELRFEIQGDMNVFPSFHLRPMDGFVAALAPFESVALSTSLALCPALMGNTVLWNPSLEVAPASFLIHRAFQEAGLPSGVVNFVPANERLFLDTITDAVHFAGLNSQGSAAGYRHVHKLVSDRMERYICFPRLVAECPGQNFHFVHASAKVESVVTATIQAAFGFAGQYANSLSRMYVPSSIWPRLQEELLEATKQLNVGDPVQPETDMGAMVNIEGFQRMQSLVERTKSMEVLCGSSCDDSIGRFVQPTIIRVVDPLDPLLCEPCSGPFLPVFVYADDSFGEALKLAANQSRYALSGSIFASRDEVILHCLNQLRMSASNLYVNERCTGSHYGLTPFGGNRLSGTNDKSGSAYFLMRWSSPLLIEETVEGPVPSQGSKKFP